Proteins encoded by one window of Pseudomonas coleopterorum:
- a CDS encoding efflux RND transporter permease subunit, whose translation MSRFFIDRPIFAWVLALVIMLVGGLAILKLPINQYPAIAPTAIDIQVTYPGASAQTVQDTVVQIIEQQLNGIDNLRYVSSDSNSDGSMTITVTFNQGTNPDIAQVQVQNKLNLATPLLPQEVQQQGLRVTKSVKNFLLVIGLVSEDGSMTKDDLSNYIVSNIQDPISRTSGVGDFQVFGSQYAMRIWLDPAKLNKFQLTPVDVSAAITAQNVQIATGQLGGLPALPGTQLNATIIGKTRLQTAEQFGNIFLKVDNDGAQVRLKDVARIGLGGQNYSIDAQFNGSPASGMAIKLATGANALDTAKAIRATVSNLEPFFPPGMKVVYPYDTTPTVTESITGVVHTLIEAIVLVFLVMYLFLQNLRATIITTMTVPVVLLGTFGILAAFGFTINTLTMFGMILAIGLLVDDAIVVVENVERVMEEEHLSPKEATKKSMDQIQGALVGIAMVLSAVLLPMAFFGGSTGVIYKQFSITIVSAMALSVLVALIFTPALCATMLKPIDPEKHGQPKRGFFGWFNRTFDRSVVKYENGVKRMVTHKLPAFLVYLLIFAGMVFLFMRIPAAFLPDEDQGVIFAQVQTPAGSSAERTQKVIDDMRTYLLDGENGEGAGVKSVFSVNGFNFAGRGQSSGLAFVMLKPWDERDAETTVFKIAERAQKHFASFRDAMVFAVVPPSVLELGNASGFDVYLQDQGGVGHEKLLEARNQFLGMAAQSKILAGVRPNGLNDEPQYQLTVDDEKASALGITLSNINQTLSIALGGSYVNDFIDRGRVKKVYVQGEAFGRMTPEDLNKWYVRNDAGTMVPLSAIATGEWIYGSPKLSRYNGVAAMEILGTPAPGYSSGQAMAEVEALAKKLPAGVGYSFTGLSYEERLSGSQAPALYAISLLFVFLCLAALYESWSIPIAVLLVVPLGVIGALIATSMRGLSNDVFFQVGLLVTVGLAAKNAILIVEFAKELHEQGKSLVEAAAEACRMRLRPIIMTSLAFILGVVPLAISSGAGSGSQHAIGTGVIGGMITATVLAIFWVPMFYVAVSSMFKSKYDKEHEKDNDKAITHDEAGQ comes from the coding sequence ATGTCCAGATTCTTTATTGACCGCCCCATTTTCGCCTGGGTGCTCGCCCTGGTGATCATGCTCGTGGGCGGGCTGGCAATTCTCAAGTTGCCCATCAACCAATACCCGGCCATCGCGCCGACCGCCATCGATATCCAGGTCACCTACCCAGGTGCTTCCGCACAGACCGTGCAGGACACCGTGGTCCAGATCATCGAGCAGCAGCTCAACGGTATCGACAACCTGCGTTACGTTTCCTCGGACAGTAACTCCGATGGCAGCATGACCATCACCGTGACCTTCAACCAGGGCACCAACCCCGACATCGCTCAGGTTCAGGTGCAGAACAAGCTCAACCTGGCCACGCCCCTGTTGCCGCAGGAAGTGCAGCAACAAGGTCTGCGTGTGACCAAGTCGGTGAAGAACTTCCTGCTGGTGATCGGTCTGGTGTCCGAAGATGGCAGCATGACCAAGGACGACCTGTCCAACTACATCGTTTCCAACATCCAGGACCCGATCTCGCGGACTTCCGGTGTGGGTGACTTCCAGGTGTTCGGTTCGCAGTACGCCATGCGTATCTGGCTGGATCCGGCCAAGCTCAACAAATTCCAGCTGACACCGGTGGACGTGAGCGCTGCGATTACTGCGCAGAACGTGCAGATCGCGACCGGTCAGCTGGGCGGCCTGCCGGCCTTGCCCGGCACCCAGCTCAACGCCACCATCATCGGCAAGACCCGCCTGCAGACTGCCGAGCAGTTCGGCAATATCTTCCTGAAAGTCGATAACGACGGCGCGCAGGTCCGCCTCAAGGACGTCGCGCGCATTGGCCTGGGCGGTCAGAACTACAGCATCGACGCGCAGTTCAACGGCAGCCCGGCATCGGGTATGGCGATCAAGCTGGCCACGGGCGCCAACGCTCTGGACACCGCCAAGGCCATTCGTGCCACGGTGTCCAACCTGGAGCCGTTTTTCCCGCCTGGGATGAAGGTGGTCTACCCGTATGACACCACACCGACCGTGACCGAATCGATCACAGGCGTGGTCCACACCCTGATCGAAGCGATCGTGCTGGTGTTCCTGGTGATGTACCTGTTCCTGCAGAACCTGCGCGCGACCATCATCACTACGATGACGGTCCCGGTGGTACTGCTCGGCACTTTCGGCATCCTCGCCGCCTTCGGTTTCACCATCAACACCTTGACCATGTTCGGCATGATCCTGGCGATCGGGCTATTGGTGGACGATGCGATCGTGGTGGTGGAGAACGTCGAACGGGTGATGGAAGAGGAGCATCTGTCGCCCAAGGAGGCGACCAAGAAATCCATGGACCAGATCCAGGGTGCTCTGGTCGGTATCGCCATGGTGCTGTCGGCGGTACTGCTGCCGATGGCCTTCTTCGGCGGCTCCACGGGTGTGATCTACAAGCAGTTCTCCATCACCATCGTTTCGGCCATGGCCCTGTCGGTACTGGTCGCATTGATCTTCACCCCGGCGCTGTGCGCCACCATGCTCAAGCCGATCGATCCGGAAAAGCACGGCCAACCCAAGCGCGGCTTCTTCGGCTGGTTCAACCGGACCTTCGACCGCAGCGTGGTCAAGTACGAGAACGGCGTCAAACGCATGGTGACCCACAAGTTGCCGGCGTTCCTGGTGTACCTGCTGATTTTCGCTGGCATGGTCTTCCTGTTCATGCGTATTCCGGCAGCGTTCCTGCCGGATGAAGACCAGGGCGTGATCTTTGCCCAGGTGCAGACCCCGGCTGGCTCGTCCGCCGAGCGGACGCAGAAAGTCATCGACGACATGCGCACCTACCTGCTCGATGGCGAAAACGGCGAAGGCGCGGGCGTCAAATCCGTGTTCAGCGTCAACGGCTTCAACTTCGCTGGCCGTGGCCAGAGTTCGGGCCTGGCGTTCGTCATGCTCAAGCCCTGGGATGAGCGCGACGCCGAGACCACCGTGTTCAAGATCGCCGAACGGGCACAGAAACACTTCGCCAGCTTCCGCGATGCCATGGTGTTCGCCGTGGTGCCTCCTTCGGTACTCGAACTGGGTAACGCGTCGGGCTTCGACGTCTACCTGCAGGACCAGGGCGGTGTCGGCCACGAAAAACTGCTGGAAGCGCGCAACCAGTTCCTCGGGATGGCGGCACAGAGCAAGATTCTGGCAGGCGTACGTCCCAACGGCCTGAACGATGAGCCGCAATACCAGCTCACCGTGGATGACGAGAAGGCCAGTGCACTGGGCATTACCTTGTCGAACATCAACCAGACCCTATCGATCGCTCTGGGTGGTAGCTACGTCAACGACTTCATCGACCGCGGTCGGGTGAAGAAGGTGTACGTGCAGGGCGAAGCCTTCGGTCGCATGACACCTGAAGACCTGAACAAGTGGTACGTGCGCAACGACGCCGGGACCATGGTGCCGCTGTCTGCGATTGCTACCGGTGAATGGATCTACGGTTCGCCCAAGCTGTCGCGCTATAACGGTGTCGCAGCCATGGAAATCCTCGGTACTCCGGCACCGGGCTACAGCTCGGGTCAGGCGATGGCCGAGGTCGAGGCGCTGGCCAAGAAGCTGCCTGCCGGCGTGGGCTATTCGTTCACCGGTCTGTCATACGAAGAGCGTCTGTCCGGCTCGCAGGCTCCAGCGCTGTACGCCATCTCGCTGCTGTTCGTGTTCCTGTGCCTGGCGGCCTTGTATGAAAGCTGGTCGATCCCGATCGCGGTGCTTCTGGTTGTGCCGCTGGGTGTGATCGGTGCGCTGATCGCGACCAGCATGCGCGGGTTGTCCAACGACGTGTTCTTCCAGGTAGGCTTGCTGGTCACGGTGGGCCTGGCGGCCAAGAACGCCATTCTGATCGTCGAGTTCGCCAAGGAACTGCACGAACAGGGCAAGAGCCTGGTGGAAGCGGCGGCCGAAGCATGCCGCATGCGTCTGCGACCAATCATCATGACGTCCCTGGCGTTCATCCTCGGCGTGGTACCGCTGGCGATTTCCAGCGGCGCAGGCTCGGGTAGCCAACATGCGATCGGTACCGGCGTGATCGGCGGTATGATCACCGCCACCGTCCTGGCAATTTTCTGGGTGCCGATGTTCTACGTGGCCGTGTCGTCGATGTTCAAGAGCAAGTACGACAAGGAACACGAGAAGGACAACGACAAAGCCATTACACACGATGAGGCTGGCCAATGA
- a CDS encoding efflux RND transporter periplasmic adaptor subunit codes for MQFKPVVTALVSAVALATLLSGCDKKEEAAPQQAQQAPQVGVVTLKAQPYTLTSELPGRTTAYRVAEVRPQVNGIILKRLFKEGTEVKAGQQLYQIDPSVYEATLGSSQATLESAKSLAGRYKQLIDEQAVSRQEYDNARSQQLQAEASVKSAQIDLRYTKVLAPISGRIGRSDVTEGALVTNGQTNAMATIQQLDPIYVDVTQSSAEMLRLRRDLDSGKLQKAGDNAASVKLTLEDGSEYSQTGKLEFSEVSVDQATGSVTLRAVFPNPEHVLLPGMFVHAKLQAGVRSEAILAPQQGVTRDLKGTPTALIVNKDNKVEQRELVANRTDGAFWVIEKGLNAGDRVITEGLQYVKPGADVTVKEAGNLTPGQSDSTATGEGK; via the coding sequence ATGCAATTCAAGCCAGTTGTTACCGCTCTGGTATCCGCCGTCGCCCTGGCAACCCTGCTCAGCGGCTGTGACAAAAAGGAAGAAGCAGCCCCGCAGCAGGCTCAGCAGGCTCCTCAGGTCGGCGTGGTTACCTTGAAAGCCCAACCCTACACCCTGACCAGCGAACTGCCGGGCCGGACCACCGCGTACCGCGTGGCCGAAGTCCGGCCGCAGGTCAACGGGATCATCCTCAAGCGTCTGTTCAAGGAAGGTACCGAGGTCAAGGCCGGGCAGCAGCTCTACCAGATCGACCCGTCGGTGTACGAGGCCACGCTGGGCAGCTCCCAGGCGACCCTGGAATCGGCCAAGTCGCTGGCCGGACGCTACAAGCAGTTGATCGACGAGCAAGCCGTCAGCCGCCAGGAGTACGACAACGCCCGCTCGCAGCAGCTGCAAGCCGAAGCCTCGGTCAAGAGCGCGCAGATCGACTTGCGCTACACCAAGGTGCTGGCGCCGATCTCGGGCCGCATCGGTCGCTCCGACGTGACCGAAGGTGCCCTGGTGACCAACGGCCAGACCAACGCCATGGCCACCATCCAGCAGCTGGACCCGATCTATGTCGACGTGACCCAGTCGTCCGCCGAAATGCTCCGGTTGCGTCGCGACCTGGACAGCGGCAAGTTGCAGAAGGCCGGCGACAATGCCGCGTCGGTGAAACTGACCCTGGAAGACGGCAGCGAATACAGCCAGACCGGCAAGCTGGAGTTCTCCGAGGTGTCAGTCGACCAGGCCACCGGATCGGTGACCCTGCGCGCCGTGTTCCCCAACCCCGAGCACGTGCTGCTGCCGGGCATGTTCGTTCACGCCAAGCTGCAGGCCGGTGTGCGCAGCGAGGCCATCCTGGCACCGCAGCAAGGCGTGACCCGTGACCTCAAGGGCACCCCGACCGCCTTGATCGTGAACAAGGACAACAAGGTCGAGCAGCGCGAGCTGGTGGCCAACCGCACCGACGGCGCCTTCTGGGTGATCGAGAAAGGCCTGAACGCCGGCGATCGCGTCATCACCGAGGGCCTGCAGTACGTCAAGCCAGGCGCCGACGTGACCGTGAAGGAAGCGGGCAACCTGACGCCCGGCCAGTCCGATTCCACCGCCACAGGCGAAGGTAAGTAA
- a CDS encoding TetR family transcriptional regulator, translating into MVRRTKEEAQETRSQILEAAEQAFYERGVARTTLADIATLAGVTRGAIYWHFSNKADLVQAMLDSLQEPLEELAQASESEDEPDPLGCMRKLLIRLFQQIAVDPKTRRLNEILHHKCEFTDEMCDMRRQRQTVSIDCNVRIERSLRNAVNREQLPRDLDTVRAAIALHAYIDGMIGQWLLVPDSFDLFQEAERWVDLSLQTLSLTPALRK; encoded by the coding sequence ATGGTTCGCCGTACCAAAGAGGAAGCCCAGGAAACCCGAAGCCAGATTCTCGAGGCCGCCGAACAGGCTTTCTACGAGCGCGGTGTGGCTCGCACGACCTTGGCCGACATCGCAACCCTGGCCGGGGTGACGCGCGGCGCCATCTATTGGCACTTCAGCAACAAGGCCGATCTGGTCCAGGCCATGCTCGACAGCCTGCAGGAACCGCTCGAGGAATTGGCCCAGGCCAGCGAAAGCGAGGATGAGCCCGATCCACTGGGTTGCATGCGCAAGCTGCTGATCCGCCTGTTCCAGCAGATCGCCGTGGACCCCAAGACCCGCCGTCTCAACGAAATTCTGCATCATAAGTGCGAGTTCACCGATGAAATGTGTGACATGCGTCGCCAACGTCAGACGGTCAGCATCGACTGCAATGTGCGCATCGAACGCTCGCTGAGAAATGCGGTGAACCGCGAACAGCTGCCGCGTGACCTGGATACCGTCAGGGCCGCCATCGCCTTGCACGCCTATATAGATGGCATGATCGGTCAATGGTTGCTGGTCCCTGACAGTTTCGACCTTTTCCAGGAGGCCGAGCGTTGGGTGGACCTGAGCCTGCAAACGCTGAGCCTGACGCCGGCGTTGCGCAAATAA
- a CDS encoding DMT family transporter: MSVQNPLLTGASQPLRGIALICLATLLFASHDALSKYLSGFFPIVVVVWARYVVHTLLMLAIFVPQTGLSTVIRTKRPGLQLLRALCLIATSLFFTTSLRYIPLAEATAVNFLAPLLVTALSVPLLKEVVTRAQWAAVITGFIGVLIVIRPGGALFTPAIILPLISAFFFGLYQLLTRKLSGIDSPTTSNFLAGIFNTLIMSAVLPFFWQAPGWIDALFMVGLGTCGMLGHLLLTQAFRHAAPALLAPFSYGQILFAGMYGYLIFDHTPDIFGVVGISVICLSGLAVAWAQRKKRPAV; the protein is encoded by the coding sequence ATGAGCGTGCAAAACCCGTTGCTTACTGGGGCCAGCCAGCCGCTGCGCGGTATCGCGCTGATCTGTCTGGCGACGTTGCTGTTCGCCAGCCACGACGCCTTGTCCAAGTACCTCTCCGGGTTTTTTCCCATCGTCGTGGTGGTGTGGGCGCGCTATGTGGTGCACACCCTGTTGATGCTGGCCATCTTCGTGCCGCAGACCGGTTTGTCCACGGTCATCCGCACCAAGCGACCCGGATTGCAGCTGCTGCGAGCGCTGTGCCTGATCGCCACCAGCCTGTTCTTCACCACCAGCCTGCGTTACATACCGTTGGCCGAGGCCACCGCGGTGAACTTCCTGGCGCCATTGCTGGTGACGGCGCTGTCGGTGCCGCTGCTCAAGGAAGTCGTCACCCGCGCGCAGTGGGCGGCGGTCATCACGGGCTTCATCGGTGTACTCATCGTCATCAGGCCCGGCGGTGCCTTGTTCACCCCGGCCATCATCCTGCCGCTGATTTCCGCGTTCTTCTTCGGTCTGTACCAGCTGCTCACGCGCAAGCTCAGCGGCATCGACAGCCCGACCACTAGCAACTTTCTTGCCGGTATCTTCAACACCCTGATCATGAGCGCGGTGCTGCCGTTCTTCTGGCAAGCACCGGGCTGGATCGATGCCTTGTTCATGGTGGGGCTGGGCACCTGCGGCATGTTGGGGCATCTGCTGCTGACCCAGGCCTTCCGCCATGCCGCGCCGGCGTTGCTGGCGCCGTTCAGCTACGGGCAGATCCTGTTTGCCGGCATGTATGGTTACCTGATCTTCGACCACACCCCGGATATCTTCGGGGTGGTGGGCATCAGCGTCATCTGCCTCAGTGGCCTGGCCGTGGCCTGGGCCCAACGCAAGAAGCGACCGGCTGTTTGA
- a CDS encoding MDR family MFS transporter, giving the protein MLAIFLGALDQTIVAVSMPAISAQFNDVDRLAWVISGYMVAMTVATPIYGKLGDLYGRRRMILIGTGLFTVASLFCGMAQSMEQLVLARLLQGVGAGGMISVSQAIIGDVVPPRERGRYQGYFSSMYAAASVLGPVLGGYMTQYLSWRWVFLINLPMGAFACWYANRKLAGLPIPQRTPIIDYLGTVLMIIGLSTLLMSITRIGQGHGLGDTQVWGLLVVAVVALLGFVWHERRFREPLLPLHLFAIPAAVLCWCSVFFTSFQAIGLSVMMPLRFQTVTGAGADAAALYLLPLALGLPIGAFLGGRRTSQTGRYKPIILTGALLAPLGIVGMSFSPPDNLLLSVGFMLLTGFACGLQFPTSLVGAQNSVQARDIGVATSTLALFRSLGGAVGVACLSALLLAMLHGVQLADSALGGHGLEAMGDNVLLTGLNAAAGPARDALRLELGQTFQHLLWASAGISLLGLAVALALPNLELRGRGHGEK; this is encoded by the coding sequence ATGCTGGCCATTTTTCTCGGCGCCCTGGATCAGACCATCGTTGCGGTCTCGATGCCGGCCATCTCCGCGCAGTTCAACGACGTCGACCGGCTAGCCTGGGTGATTTCCGGCTACATGGTGGCCATGACCGTGGCCACGCCGATCTACGGCAAGCTGGGCGACCTGTATGGCCGTCGGCGAATGATCCTCATCGGCACCGGACTGTTCACCGTCGCGTCGCTGTTCTGCGGCATGGCGCAGAGCATGGAGCAGCTGGTGCTGGCGCGCCTGCTGCAAGGGGTGGGTGCTGGCGGCATGATATCGGTCAGCCAGGCAATCATCGGTGACGTGGTGCCGCCCCGCGAGCGCGGTCGCTACCAAGGGTATTTCAGCAGTATGTACGCCGCGGCCAGTGTGTTGGGGCCGGTGCTGGGCGGCTACATGACCCAGTACCTGTCGTGGCGCTGGGTGTTTTTGATCAACCTGCCGATGGGCGCATTCGCCTGTTGGTACGCCAACCGCAAATTGGCGGGGCTGCCGATTCCGCAGCGCACGCCGATCATCGACTACCTGGGCACGGTGCTGATGATCATCGGTTTGAGTACCTTGCTGATGAGCATCACCCGCATCGGCCAGGGCCATGGGCTGGGCGACACGCAGGTGTGGGGCCTGCTGGTGGTGGCCGTGGTGGCACTGCTGGGTTTCGTCTGGCATGAGCGACGCTTTCGCGAGCCTCTACTGCCGCTGCACCTGTTCGCCATTCCAGCGGCGGTGCTGTGCTGGTGCTCGGTGTTTTTCACCAGTTTTCAGGCCATTGGCCTGAGCGTGATGATGCCCCTGCGTTTCCAGACCGTTACCGGGGCCGGGGCCGATGCGGCGGCGCTGTACCTGCTGCCGCTGGCGCTGGGCCTGCCGATTGGCGCGTTCCTGGGCGGGCGTCGGACTTCACAGACCGGGCGCTACAAACCGATCATCCTGACTGGGGCCTTGCTCGCTCCGCTGGGAATTGTGGGCATGTCGTTCAGCCCGCCGGACAACCTGCTGCTCAGCGTGGGCTTCATGTTGTTGACCGGCTTTGCCTGTGGTCTGCAGTTTCCCACGTCGCTGGTGGGCGCGCAGAACTCGGTGCAGGCCAGGGACATTGGTGTGGCGACCAGCACCCTGGCATTATTTCGCTCGCTGGGGGGCGCGGTTGGGGTGGCCTGCCTGTCGGCCCTGCTCCTGGCCATGTTGCATGGCGTGCAGTTGGCGGACAGTGCCTTGGGCGGTCACGGCCTCGAAGCGATGGGCGACAATGTGCTGCTGACCGGGCTCAATGCGGCGGCAGGCCCGGCACGGGACGCCTTGCGTCTGGAACTGGGGCAGACCTTTCAACACCTGCTGTGGGCCAGTGCCGGTATTTCGCTGCTGGGACTGGCCGTGGCACTGGCGCTGCCCAATCTGGAACTGCGTGGCCGTGGGCATGGGGAGAAGTGA